From Sphingomonas sp.:
GGGCCTTGGAGGGGATCGTCTGAACCACGGTCACCTAACGGTCATCCGATGCATTCGTTGCTTCAAATAGTTGCAGTTCATCGCAGCTGTGCGGTTTTTGGACGATAAGGTTTCTCGTGATCGAAGCTGATTTCTCTGCCGTGCTTGCGCGGATTGCCCAGCACTCTCCATTTCTTGCCGTGATTGCCGGGCGAGAGGGGGACATTGTCGCGGATCCGGCGGTTGCGCTCGCCGATCCGATCGGCTTTGCAGCTACCCCCACGACCGACATGCCCGAGCCACAGGCCCTGCGCATCCAGCGGCGGCGGCTCGCATTGATCGCGGCCGTCGGGGATCTGTCGGGCAGCTATGATTTTGGCCGCACCACCCGTTTGCTCAGCGATTTCGCCGACGAGGCGCTCGATCGCGCGATCCGTGCCGCGATCCGCGAGCGCACCCCCGATGCCGAACTGCGGGGTTTTGCCGCCATCGCGCTGGGCAAGCAGGGCAGTCGCGAGCTCAATTACTCGTCGGACATCGACCCGATCCTGATCTTCGACCCTGCGACGCTGCCCTGTCGCCCGCGCGAGGTGCCCGAGGATGCGGCAGTGCGGATTGCGCGGCGGGTTCTGGAGATCCTCCAGGCGCGTGACGGCGATGGCTATGTGCTCCGCGTCGACCTGCGGCTGCGGCCCTCGCCCGAGGTGACGCCGATCGCATTGCCCGTGGAAGCGGCGATCAGCTATTATGAAAGCCAGGCACTGCCCTGGGAGCGCGCGGCCTTCATCCGCGCTCGCGCTGCCGGTGGCGATACCGCGCTGGGCGAGAGCTTCCTCGATGCGATCCGTCCCTTCGTGTGGCGGCGTGCGCTCGACTATGGGACGATCCGCGAGATCCAGGAGATTTCGCGACGCATCCGCGACCACTACCAGCAGGGTCAGCGGTTCGGGCCCGGCTATGATCTTAAGCGCGGCCGCGGCGGCATTCGCGAGGTCGAGTTCTTCGCGCAGATCCACCAGCTGATCCATGGCGGTCGCGACCCCGCGCTGCGCGTGCCCGCCACCCGCGATGCGCTCGCGGCGCTGGCCGCCGCGGGGCGGATCCATGCGGGCGAGGCCGCAGCGCTGGACGAGGCCTATGTGCTGCTCCGCACGATCGAGCATCGCCTGCAGATGATCGACGACCGCCAGACGCACACGCTGCCGAGCGATCCGGCGGCGCTCGACCATGTCGCGCGACTGCATGGGGTGGCGGACGGCGCGGCACTGATCGCGCTGCTCCAGCCGCATGTCGAGCGGGTCGGCCGCATTTATGACGCGCTGGCCGAGGCGGGCGGCAGTGGGCTGCCGAGCGATCCCGATACGCTGGGCGAGCGGCTGGCGCAGGCGGGTTTCGCCGACGCCGACGTCGCGCGTCGCGTGGTGGAGGGCTGGCGCGGCGCTACCTACCCAGCGCTGCGCAGTCCGGCGGCGCAAAGTGCGCTGGAGGCGGTGCTGCCGACGCTGATGGCGGGATTCGGCGGCGCGCCCGATCCGCAGCATGCGATCACCCGCTTCGATGCGATGCTCAAGCGGCTGCCAAGCGCGGTGAACATCTTCCGCCTGCTTGAGGCGCAGCCGGCGCTTACCCGGCTGCTCAGCGCGATCCTCAGCCATGCGCCGACACTGGCCGAGCAGCTCGGCCGCCGGGCGGAACTGCTCGACGGGCTGATCGACGCCAGCGCCCTCGCGCCCGTCGGCGCCGTACCTGACCTGATGGCGACCATGGCCGCCGCCGAGCGGGGGGCCGATTATCAGTGGCTGCTCGAACATGTCCGTCGAATCGTCAACGAGAAGCGCTTCGCCCTGGGCGCGCAGATCGTCGCGGGGGCGAGCGACCCGCTCGACGTGTCCGCCGGCTATGCCCGAGTTGCCGAGGCGGCGATCGAGGTGCTCGCCGCCGCCACGGTGGCGGAGTTTGCCGGTCAGCACGGCCATGTGCCCGGCAGCGAGCTGGTGATCCTCGCACTGGGGCGGATGGGCGGGGGGGCGCTCACCCATGCCTCGGACCTCGACCTGATCTACCTGTTCACCGGCGACTATGCGGCGGAATCGGACGGACGGCGGCCACTCGGCGCGGTGACCTATTACAACCGGTTGGCGCAGCGGGTGACGGCGGCCCTCTCGGTGCCTACCGCCGCCGGGCCACTCTATGAAGTCGATACTCGGCTGCGGCCTTCAGGCGCCCAGGGCCCGCTGTCGGTCTCACTCGAAGGCTTTGCCAGCTATCAGGAAAAGGACGCCTGGACCTGGGAGCATATGGCGCTGACCCGTGCCCGCCCGGTATTTGGTTCGTCCGAGGCGCGCGTGCAGGTGCAGGCGATCATTAGCCGTGTGCTCCACGGCGCCCGGCCGGATCGCGACATCCTCGCCGATGCCGCCAAGATGCGCGCCGACATGGCCGCGCACAAGCCGCCGGCGGGGCCGCTCGATGCCAAGCTGCTCGATGGCGGGTTGGTCGACCTGGAGTTCGCGGTGCACGTTCAGCAGCTCTGCCATCGCAACGGCTTCGATCCGCAGCTGGGCAGGGCGATCGACGCGCTGGCGGGACAGCGGATTGTGCCCCCGCCGCTGCGACCGGCGCACGACTTCCTCACCCGGTTGCTGGTGACGCTGCGACTGGTCGCCCCGGATGCGCAGCCTCCGGGCGAGCGCACCCGCGCGCTGATTGCCCGCGCGCTGGGTCTGCCCGATTGGGAAGCGGTGGTTGCGACGCTCGACGCGACGCGGCAGGAGGTGCGCGACTGCTGGGCCGCGATACAGGCCGGCACGTGACGGAGACCAGATGATGAGCATCGAGCAGGGCGACGCGCTCCCCAGGAACGCGCTGGTGGCGGCGGACGGCAGCGCGATCGCGCTTCCCGAATGGGGCGCAGGCGCGCCCTTCATCCTCTATTTCTATCCAAAGGACGATACCTCGGGCTGCACCCGCGAAGCGCAGGACTTCACCGCGCTGATGCCGGAGTTCGAGGCGCTCGGCGTGAAGCTGCTCGGCATCTCGAAGGATCCGCCCGCAAAGCATCAGAAGTTCACCGCCAAGTACGAGCTCACCGTGCCGCTCGCCACCGATGAGGACGGGGCGCTGATGGAGGCGCTGGGGGTGTGGGTCGAGAAGTCGATGTATGGGAAGAAATATATGGGCATCGAGCGCTCGACCTTCCTGTTCGATGCCGCGGGCATGCTGGTGCGCGCCTGGCGCAAGGTGAAGGTGCCCGGCCATGCCGCCGAGGTGCTGGACGCGGCAAAGGCGCTCGGGTGAGCCAAAGGCAAAGCGTGGGCGCGGCGGTGCGGGCGGTACTCGATGCCGCCGACCCGACCGACAAGGTGATGCGGGCCCGGGCCGCCGCGCGCGACTGGCGGCTGGGTCGCCTCGACGTCCGCTTCGACGTCGCCATGCCCGATCGTCCGGCGCGGCCGGATGCGCCCGAACTGCTGCCGCCCAACCGCATGCCCAAGCGCGGGCGCGGCGGCTCCGAGCGCAGCCGGATCGCGCTGATCCACGCGCTCGCACATATCGAATTCGTCGCGATCGACCTTGCCTTCGACCTGATCGGCCGCTTTGGCGCGCAGTTCCCGACCGGCTTCACCGACGACTGGATGCGCGTCGGTGCCGACGAGGCGATGCATTTCGCGCTGCTCGACCGGCGGCTGCGCGGCCTCGGCAGTCACTATGGCGCGCTACCCGCCCATGACGGATTATGGGATGCCGCCGCCGAGACTGCGCACGATGTCAAGGCGCGTCTGGCCGTAGTGCCGATGGTGCTGGAGGCGCGCGGGCTGGATGTCACGCCCGCGACAATCGAGCGGTTCGACGCCGTCGGTGACACGGTGACGGCGAAGATTCTGACGCGCATTCTGACTGACGAGGTGCGGCACGTACGGGCTGGTACGGCGTGGTTTGAGTCGGCCTGCAAGGCCGGTGGTTGCAATCCCGAAACGACCTGGCACCAGCTTGTCCGCACGCATTTCCGTGGGGCCGTTAAGCCACCGTTCAACGACTCGGCGCGCGAAGCAGCCGGTCTGACGCGGGATTACTACCAAGCGCTTGCTGCCGGCTGATTATCCTCCAAAAGAGTCCCCAAGCGGGACGGCGAGGTCAGGGGCTGCCCAATCCGTCCGCATCATCCTGAAGTGCAATGCCGGATCGCCCGGCTTCGCTTCCATGAATGCGCCGGGGACTCATGGCTGTACCGTCTGAACGCAAGAACGACGATTTCGCACGCAAGTTCCGGGACTTCTTCACCACTCGTGATGTGATTCTCCACGAAGGCGGCAAGCTGCGTCGCTTCAGCGTGGGCGGCCGGTCGCAGGCGCTGTTCGCCTCCGCCGCGACGCTGACCGTGCTTTTTTCCGGCTATGGCATGTCGCAGGCGATGGCCGGCGCGATCGCCTATACCGCGCCGGTGGCGGGTTCGCCCGAGGCGCAGGTCGCCGCGATGCGCGCCGAGGTTGCCCATATGCGCGCCGAAGTCGCCGCCGCCAAGGAAGCTGCCAAGCTGCAGGCTGCCAAGATCGAGCAGCGCCAGGCAGTGCTCAACGCGGTCGTATCGGGCAAGGCCGATCGCTCGGTCCTCGAGGCCGATCTCGCCGCTGCGTCCCCGCAGACCAGCGCGCTGACCGACGAGATTGTCGCACCGCTCCACAAGGTCGAGGCGCGCCAGGTCGCGCTCGCCGCGCAGGCGCAGAAGGTCGGCGAGGCGCGGGTGCGCCAGGCCGCCGCGCAGCTTCAGCATCTCGGGCTCGCGCCCAATCGCTTCGTCAAGGTGACCGTCGCCATGGGCGGCCCGTATGAGGCGGTCAGCGACGAGGACGCAGCCGCGGCGACCACTGCCGACGCGGACGCCCAGTTTCGCACCCTGTTCGAGACCTGGAAGAAGCTCGACTCGATCGAATCGAGCACCATCTCGATCCCGTCGATGCAGCCGGTGCAGCATGTCAGCTTCACCTCGCATTACGGCGTTCGTTCGGACCCGTTCCGCGGCACCGCAGCGATGCACGCGGGCGTCGACATCCCGGGCCAGATGGGCACGCCGATCTACGCAACGGCCGATGGTATCGTCTCGCATGCCGGACGCCAGGGCGGGTATGGCAATCTCGTCGAGATCAACCATGGGCGCGGCATGGAAACACGCTACGGCCATCTCTCGAAGATCCTGGTTGCGGACAATACGCGCGTCCATCGCGGCCAGATCATCGGCCTGATGGGCTCGACCGGCCGCTCGACCGGAACGCACCTTCATTACGAGGTGCGCTTGGATGGTCGCGCGATCAATCCGATCCCGTTCATCCAGTCGGGCGAATATATCGCGCAGGCGCCGGTTGCGGGTGGCGTCGGCGGTCCGCGCGGCCAGCGCTGAGCGCATTGCCGGACGGGCATGGGCGCATTATCTGACGCCCATGACGACGACCATCGACCAGCCCACCATCGCGCTGACGCCCGCCGCTGCGGCGCGTGTCGCCGCGATTGCCGCCAAGCAGGCCAAGCCCGCGATCCTGCGGCTTTCGGTGGAAGGCGGCGGCTGTTCGGGTTTCCAGTATCGCTTCGGCCTGGCCGAGGGCGTGGAGGCCGATGACAGCGTCGCCGAAGTCGATGGCGTGCAGTTGGTGGTCGATTCGGTCAGCCTCGATCTGGTCCGCGGCGCGCAGGTGGATTTCATCGACAATCTCGGCGGCGCGCATTTCGCGGTGACCAACCCCAATGCGGCATCCGGATGCGGCTGCGGCACCAGCTTCTCGATCTAAGCGCAAGCCTTTGAAAATCGTCAGCTACAACGTCAACGGCATCAAGGCGCGGATCGATCGCCTGGTCGAGTATCTCGCCGAGCAGCAGCCGGACATCGTCTGCCTCCAGGAGTTGAAGAGTTCCGACGACACGCTGCCCATCGCCGCGATCGAGGCGGCAGGCTATGGCGCGGTGTGGCACGGCCAGAAGGGCTTCAACGGCGTCGCGATCCTCGCCAAGGGCCAGCAGCCGGTCGAGCGCCAGCGCGGCCTCGCAGGCGATCCCGAGGATGCCCATAGCCGCTACATCGAGGCGGAAGTCGGCGATCTGATCGTTGGCGGGCTGTATCTGCCCAATGGCAATCCGCAGCCGGGCCCCAAGTTCGACTACAAGCTGCGCTGGATGGACCGTCTATACGACCGGGCCGCGCAACTGCTCGCCGAGGAACGCCCCGCGATCCTCGCGGGCGATTTCAACGTCATCCCCAATGACGATGACACCTTCTCGGTACGCGCGATGGCCGAGGATGCGCTGATGCAGCCTGAATCGCGCGAGCGCTACCGGATGCTGCTCGCCCAAGGCTGGACCGACGCGCTGCGTACGCGCTTCCCCAAAGGCGGCGTGTGGACCTTCTGGGACTATCAGGCGGGCGCCTGGCAGCGCGACGCGGGGTTCCGCATCGACCATCTGCTGCTCAGCCCCCAGGCGGCGGATCGCTTCACGGGCGCCGGCGTCGACAAAGAATATCGCGGGCGCGAAAAGGCGAGCGATCATACGCCGACCTGGGTGACGCTGCGCTAACCGCGTTGCCTGTTTCGATTTCGAGGTTTGGCAGCGATAATGGTGCTCTGCACCAACTTCAGGCCAAATCCGCTGTATTATGGCGCTATTACACTTAAATGACTTTGGCTAAGTTGTTGATATTGCTTGCTACGTAAAACTGGCACGGGTCCTGCAAAACATCGAGGTACCGGCGAAAGCGAAGGAGCGCCGGCCCTCGAAGCAGACAGGAACCGCACATGCGCGCAACTCTCCCATCTAACATGCTCGGCCTGATCCCGGCCGCGACGCTCCTCGCGACAACCCTGACCGCGGCGGCATCCGCCGAGGCCATGGCGAAGCCCGGCCAAGCCGAGCCGGCCGCGAAGAAGGATCTGCGTACGCTCGACCCGAACGCGCGACGCCATGTCTGGTGCGTCGAGCGCAAGGCAAGCGATGGCACGCGCAAGAAGACGAAGGCGTGCAAGACCCGCGAGGCGTGGATCCGCGAGGGCAACGATCCCCTGCACGAATACTGATCGCCCACGACCACTGCTGACATTTCAACAAGCGTAACAACCCCCGCATCGCGTGCGGCGGAACGATCCCGCACGCCATTTTCAGGAGAAGACACATGATCAACGTCGCTCGTACCGCTCGCATCGGCGCAACCCTGTTCGGCGCCTGCGCGCTGGTTGCCGTCGCCGCCGCCCCGGCAAGCGCCGCGTCCGACAAGGACAAGCGCGTCGAAAGCACTGCCAAGACGGAGGCCGGTTCGGTGCGTGTCTGCGTGCAGCCCGAGGCGGTCACGGGCAGCCGCATCGCCCGCCCGCGCCAGTGCAAGACGCGCGATCAGTGGATCAAGGAAACCGGCATCGACCCGCTGGCGAACCGCTGAGCCTCGGCCGGCAGCGGGCGGGAAGGCCCGCCCGCTGCCGCACCGATCACAGCGCCTTCTGGTAGATCAGATATTCGCGGTTGATCTTGCTTTCGATCGCATCGGCGATCGCGATCATCCCCTGATTGTCGTCGAGGATCCAGCCGATCTCGCCGCGGCTCGCGCCATAATGGGTCACCGAGGCGCGACGGATATATTCGATCATCATGAAGGCCAGCTGGCTCGCCATGCGCGAGCTCTGCAGGCGCTTTACCACGCCCATCAGCGGCACCCGCATCGTCCGCGCCTTGGGGCGGCGAAGCCACAGCAGCAGCTTCGCCCAGCCGAAGGGCAGCAGCGATCCCTTGAGCGGCTTCAGTGGCTCGTTGAGGTCGGGCAGGGTGACCATGAACGCGACCGGCTCGCCGTCATATTCGGCGATGCGGATCAGGTCGTTGAACACCAGCGGCTTCAGCTTCTTGCCGACATCGTCCACCTCGGGCTGGGTCAGCGGCACGAAGCCCCAATTGTCCCCCCAGGCATCGTTGAGGATGGCGAGGATGATCGCGGCTTCCTCGGCGAACTTCGCCTTGTTGACCTCGCGGATGCGGATGCGGGCATTCTTCTCGCCGGCGGCGACGATGCGCTGCACGATCGGCGGGAATTCCTTGCTGATGTCCAGCTCATAGGTGACGAGCTTCTTCG
This genomic window contains:
- a CDS encoding M23 family metallopeptidase, producing MAVPSERKNDDFARKFRDFFTTRDVILHEGGKLRRFSVGGRSQALFASAATLTVLFSGYGMSQAMAGAIAYTAPVAGSPEAQVAAMRAEVAHMRAEVAAAKEAAKLQAAKIEQRQAVLNAVVSGKADRSVLEADLAAASPQTSALTDEIVAPLHKVEARQVALAAQAQKVGEARVRQAAAQLQHLGLAPNRFVKVTVAMGGPYEAVSDEDAAAATTADADAQFRTLFETWKKLDSIESSTISIPSMQPVQHVSFTSHYGVRSDPFRGTAAMHAGVDIPGQMGTPIYATADGIVSHAGRQGGYGNLVEINHGRGMETRYGHLSKILVADNTRVHRGQIIGLMGSTGRSTGTHLHYEVRLDGRAINPIPFIQSGEYIAQAPVAGGVGGPRGQR
- a CDS encoding peroxiredoxin produces the protein MMSIEQGDALPRNALVAADGSAIALPEWGAGAPFILYFYPKDDTSGCTREAQDFTALMPEFEALGVKLLGISKDPPAKHQKFTAKYELTVPLATDEDGALMEALGVWVEKSMYGKKYMGIERSTFLFDAAGMLVRAWRKVKVPGHAAEVLDAAKALG
- a CDS encoding N-acetyltransferase — protein: MASADLKVRPVSGKADTKAFIELAYRLNGDDPNWVAPLRDEVAGTINPKKNGWFSHAEGQLFLAERGGKVVGRVSAHIDTLALQMPPEQGFGPGTGFWGLFEAEDAEVAAAVIAQAEDWLRAKGMTKALGPVSLSIWEEPGLLVKGHDHPPTVLMGHHPARYQGWIEAQGYGPAKKLVTYELDISKEFPPIVQRIVAAGEKNARIRIREVNKAKFAEEAAIILAILNDAWGDNWGFVPLTQPEVDDVGKKLKPLVFNDLIRIAEYDGEPVAFMVTLPDLNEPLKPLKGSLLPFGWAKLLLWLRRPKARTMRVPLMGVVKRLQSSRMASQLAFMMIEYIRRASVTHYGASRGEIGWILDDNQGMIAIADAIESKINREYLIYQKAL
- the erpA gene encoding iron-sulfur cluster insertion protein ErpA — encoded protein: MTTTIDQPTIALTPAAAARVAAIAAKQAKPAILRLSVEGGGCSGFQYRFGLAEGVEADDSVAEVDGVQLVVDSVSLDLVRGAQVDFIDNLGGAHFAVTNPNAASGCGCGTSFSI
- a CDS encoding bifunctional [glutamine synthetase] adenylyltransferase/[glutamine synthetase]-adenylyl-L-tyrosine phosphorylase is translated as MEADFSAVLARIAQHSPFLAVIAGREGDIVADPAVALADPIGFAATPTTDMPEPQALRIQRRRLALIAAVGDLSGSYDFGRTTRLLSDFADEALDRAIRAAIRERTPDAELRGFAAIALGKQGSRELNYSSDIDPILIFDPATLPCRPREVPEDAAVRIARRVLEILQARDGDGYVLRVDLRLRPSPEVTPIALPVEAAISYYESQALPWERAAFIRARAAGGDTALGESFLDAIRPFVWRRALDYGTIREIQEISRRIRDHYQQGQRFGPGYDLKRGRGGIREVEFFAQIHQLIHGGRDPALRVPATRDALAALAAAGRIHAGEAAALDEAYVLLRTIEHRLQMIDDRQTHTLPSDPAALDHVARLHGVADGAALIALLQPHVERVGRIYDALAEAGGSGLPSDPDTLGERLAQAGFADADVARRVVEGWRGATYPALRSPAAQSALEAVLPTLMAGFGGAPDPQHAITRFDAMLKRLPSAVNIFRLLEAQPALTRLLSAILSHAPTLAEQLGRRAELLDGLIDASALAPVGAVPDLMATMAAAERGADYQWLLEHVRRIVNEKRFALGAQIVAGASDPLDVSAGYARVAEAAIEVLAAATVAEFAGQHGHVPGSELVILALGRMGGGALTHASDLDLIYLFTGDYAAESDGRRPLGAVTYYNRLAQRVTAALSVPTAAGPLYEVDTRLRPSGAQGPLSVSLEGFASYQEKDAWTWEHMALTRARPVFGSSEARVQVQAIISRVLHGARPDRDILADAAKMRADMAAHKPPAGPLDAKLLDGGLVDLEFAVHVQQLCHRNGFDPQLGRAIDALAGQRIVPPPLRPAHDFLTRLLVTLRLVAPDAQPPGERTRALIARALGLPDWEAVVATLDATRQEVRDCWAAIQAGT
- a CDS encoding ferritin-like domain-containing protein is translated as MSQRQSVGAAVRAVLDAADPTDKVMRARAAARDWRLGRLDVRFDVAMPDRPARPDAPELLPPNRMPKRGRGGSERSRIALIHALAHIEFVAIDLAFDLIGRFGAQFPTGFTDDWMRVGADEAMHFALLDRRLRGLGSHYGALPAHDGLWDAAAETAHDVKARLAVVPMVLEARGLDVTPATIERFDAVGDTVTAKILTRILTDEVRHVRAGTAWFESACKAGGCNPETTWHQLVRTHFRGAVKPPFNDSAREAAGLTRDYYQALAAG
- the xth gene encoding exodeoxyribonuclease III, translating into MKIVSYNVNGIKARIDRLVEYLAEQQPDIVCLQELKSSDDTLPIAAIEAAGYGAVWHGQKGFNGVAILAKGQQPVERQRGLAGDPEDAHSRYIEAEVGDLIVGGLYLPNGNPQPGPKFDYKLRWMDRLYDRAAQLLAEERPAILAGDFNVIPNDDDTFSVRAMAEDALMQPESRERYRMLLAQGWTDALRTRFPKGGVWTFWDYQAGAWQRDAGFRIDHLLLSPQAADRFTGAGVDKEYRGREKASDHTPTWVTLR